Proteins encoded within one genomic window of Streptomyces profundus:
- a CDS encoding carbohydrate ABC transporter permease produces MSGARRGRRRGVGGPRHQRAARLLAAVFLAPTVIGVLVFTVVPIVGSVLLSFFRWNVIDSPRWAGTANYREMVTDSTVLVSFTNTLLFMVLAVGLQIFLALVLALALDGRLPNWLRTALRSAFFFPLVLSAASISVVMKYLFNQDFGVVNWALGQVGVSPVPWLTHETWAMVAVVLVYVWQQFGFSLLLFIGGLNNIPREMHEAAAMDGSTGWRKHLHITLPLLSPTLLVASVVGVINALQVFEQPYVLTDGGPGDATRTVVMVIYQNAFEQLRFGSASAVGVLLFGLILAMTALQFRLSRRFVHYQ; encoded by the coding sequence GTGAGCGGCGCGCGGAGGGGACGCCGGCGCGGCGTCGGCGGGCCCCGACACCAGCGCGCCGCCCGGCTGTTGGCGGCCGTGTTCCTGGCGCCGACGGTGATCGGGGTGCTGGTGTTCACGGTGGTGCCGATCGTGGGGTCGGTGCTGCTCAGCTTCTTCCGCTGGAACGTGATCGACTCGCCGCGCTGGGCCGGCACCGCCAACTACCGCGAGATGGTGACGGATTCGACGGTGCTGGTGTCGTTCACCAACACCCTGCTGTTCATGGTGCTGGCGGTGGGCCTACAGATCTTCCTGGCCCTGGTGTTGGCGCTGGCGCTGGACGGCCGACTGCCCAACTGGCTTCGGACGGCGCTCCGTTCGGCGTTCTTCTTTCCGCTGGTGCTCTCCGCCGCCTCGATCTCGGTGGTGATGAAGTACCTCTTCAACCAGGACTTCGGAGTGGTCAACTGGGCGCTGGGGCAGGTGGGCGTCTCGCCCGTGCCCTGGTTGACACACGAGACCTGGGCAATGGTTGCCGTGGTGCTGGTGTACGTGTGGCAACAGTTCGGTTTCTCGCTGTTGCTGTTCATCGGCGGGCTGAACAACATCCCCCGGGAGATGCACGAGGCGGCGGCCATGGATGGTTCCACGGGCTGGCGCAAGCATCTGCACATCACCCTTCCGCTGCTCAGCCCGACCCTGCTGGTGGCCTCGGTGGTGGGCGTCATCAACGCCTTGCAGGTCTTCGAGCAGCCGTATGTGCTGACCGACGGCGGTCCAGGCGACGCCACGCGCACGGTGGTGATGGTGATCTACCAGAACGCGTTCGAACAGTTGCGTTTCGGTTCGGCCTCCGCTGTCGGTGTGTTGCTGTTCGGCCTGATCCTCGCCATGACCGCGCTCCAGTTCCGGCTGAGCCGACGTTTCGTCCACTACCAGTGA
- a CDS encoding RNA-guided endonuclease InsQ/TnpB family protein: protein MKTTHVKRALKYRCYPTDAQAAELSRTFGCVRKVYNLALAARTEAWTRQERVNYHQTSAMLTAWKKTEEFAYLNEVSSVPLQQALRHLQGAFTNFFDKRAKYPRFKSRKRSRKSAEYTTSAFRLRDGGLTLAKMAEPLGIVWSRPLPEGASPSTVTVSQDAAGRWYVSLLVEDPTIQRLPAVDTAVGIDVGLDHLLTLSTGEKITNPRHERADRVRLAKAQRQLARKAEGEGANRAKARRKVARVYARIADRRRDHLHKLTTRLVRENQTLVIEDLAVRNMVRNHSLARAISDAGWSEFRSMLEYKAAWYGREVIAVDRFFPSSKLCSVCGAVRSGMPLHVRVWTCGGCGATHDRDVNAARNLLAVGLTVSVCGAGVRPQRRTPGGRSATKQKTPRREP from the coding sequence GTGAAGACCACGCATGTGAAGCGGGCGTTGAAGTACCGCTGCTATCCGACGGATGCGCAGGCGGCGGAGCTGTCGCGCACCTTCGGATGCGTGCGGAAGGTCTACAACCTGGCCCTTGCCGCGCGTACGGAGGCGTGGACGCGGCAGGAGCGGGTGAACTACCACCAGACCTCGGCGATGCTGACGGCCTGGAAGAAGACCGAGGAGTTCGCCTACCTCAACGAGGTGTCCTCCGTCCCGCTCCAGCAGGCGCTGCGGCACCTCCAGGGAGCGTTCACCAACTTCTTCGACAAGCGAGCCAAGTACCCGCGTTTCAAGTCGCGGAAGAGGTCGCGGAAGTCGGCGGAGTACACCACCTCCGCGTTCCGGTTGAGGGATGGCGGGTTGACCTTGGCGAAGATGGCGGAGCCGTTGGGCATCGTGTGGTCGCGTCCGCTGCCGGAGGGTGCGTCGCCGTCCACGGTGACTGTCTCGCAGGACGCGGCCGGACGTTGGTATGTGTCCCTGCTGGTCGAGGACCCGACCATTCAGCGGCTCCCGGCTGTCGATACGGCTGTGGGTATCGATGTCGGGCTCGATCACCTGCTGACCCTCTCCACGGGGGAGAAGATCACCAACCCGAGGCACGAGCGTGCGGATCGTGTCCGTCTGGCCAAGGCTCAGCGACAGTTGGCCCGTAAGGCCGAGGGGGAGGGGGCCAATCGTGCCAAGGCCCGCCGGAAGGTCGCCCGGGTGTATGCCCGGATCGCTGATCGCAGGCGTGATCACCTGCACAAGCTGACCACTCGACTCGTGCGTGAGAACCAAACGCTCGTGATCGAGGATCTCGCGGTTCGCAATATGGTGCGAAACCATTCTCTGGCCCGCGCCATCTCGGACGCGGGGTGGTCGGAGTTCCGGAGCATGCTGGAGTACAAGGCGGCTTGGTATGGGCGGGAAGTGATCGCGGTCGACCGTTTCTTCCCCTCCTCCAAGCTGTGCTCCGTCTGCGGCGCCGTGCGGAGTGGGATGCCGCTGCACGTCCGGGTCTGGACGTGCGGCGGTTGCGGGGCGACCCATGACCGGGATGTGAACGCGGCGCGCAACCTGCTGGCCGTCGGGCTGACGGTGTCTGTCTGTGGAGCTGGTGTAAGGCCTCAACGGAGAACTCCGGGCGGGCGGTCGGCGACGAAGCAGAAAACTCCACGGCGCGAGCCGTAG
- a CDS encoding carbohydrate ABC transporter permease, translating to MTTTSKSVHPRLGLVGRVTALTLVALLTLGPVLWTVSTSLRTPAESFDLPPRPIPADPTVEAYRQVFDQIDVLLLAFNSTLVTALVAGGQMLTAALAGYAFARIDFRFKRPLFGLVLATMMVPVQVTIVPVFLLLKEMSLTDTLLALIIPAWPTAFGTFLMRQYFLGMPKDLGEAAMIDGAGPWRIFRSVYAPLAAPGLAIIGVLAFNYHWNEFFRPLILQTSTENFTLPLGLVSLQGNLGTGSVSVVLAGVVLSMIPAVLVFVVGQRPLREGITSAGVNR from the coding sequence ATGACCACGACATCGAAGTCCGTTCACCCCCGTCTCGGCCTGGTGGGGCGGGTCACCGCTCTGACGCTGGTCGCGCTGCTCACCCTGGGGCCCGTGCTCTGGACGGTCTCCACCTCGCTGCGGACGCCCGCCGAGTCCTTCGACCTGCCACCGCGGCCGATCCCGGCCGACCCGACCGTGGAGGCGTACCGGCAGGTCTTCGACCAGATCGACGTCCTGCTGCTGGCGTTCAACAGCACCCTGGTGACGGCCCTGGTCGCCGGTGGCCAGATGCTGACGGCGGCACTCGCCGGCTATGCCTTCGCCCGGATCGACTTCCGTTTCAAACGACCGCTGTTCGGTCTGGTGTTGGCGACGATGATGGTGCCGGTACAGGTGACCATCGTGCCGGTCTTCCTGTTGCTGAAGGAGATGTCGCTGACCGACACCCTGCTGGCGCTGATCATTCCGGCCTGGCCGACCGCGTTCGGCACCTTCCTGATGCGGCAGTACTTCCTGGGGATGCCCAAGGACCTCGGCGAGGCGGCCATGATCGACGGCGCGGGCCCCTGGCGGATCTTCCGTTCCGTCTACGCCCCGCTCGCCGCACCGGGGTTGGCCATCATCGGGGTGCTGGCGTTCAACTACCACTGGAACGAGTTCTTCCGCCCGCTGATCCTTCAGACCAGCACGGAGAACTTCACCCTGCCCCTCGGACTCGTCTCGCTCCAGGGCAACCTCGGCACGGGCAGCGTCTCCGTAGTGCTGGCCGGCGTGGTGCTCTCCATGATCCCCGCAGTCCTCGTGTTCGTCGTCGGCCAACGTCCTCTCCGTGAGGGCATCACGTCCGCAGGAGTCAACAGGTGA
- a CDS encoding glycoside hydrolase family 32 protein: MTRPADPRLHVRPPSGWANDPNGPFRWRGRYHLFYQHNPAGPVHENIHWGHAGSTDLVRWEHYPVALTPTPGGADSAGCWSGCVVDDDGTPTAVYTGIDERHAGLGAICLARAADPADDRLLDWKPLPRPVVDGPPAGLDVVMFRDPFVFRHGGRRWALVGAGHADGTSSVLLYDCQDLAVWRFAGVLLDGRHAEARFEGTGWECPQLFDAGGGEWVLVLSLWDGDPLRVVWLSGELRPARGPDGPGLTFEPRRSGPLDLGRDCYAPAVLQEEERTLLWGWSWEARGQREVDEAGWAGLLTLPREVATHPDGALRIAPAPELSALRAGAPLVAREGVRKLGPVPLPSAHEVAVTARGGPVLVELAGDGAGRALTLRLDPAAGEVVFSRAGWPRQRPGTEADFGPLRIPVPEGGSGALSVRAWVDGSVVEILAGDGRAMATERVYLRPDDRPALAVRAETGAASFSVRCWELDLPGQG; the protein is encoded by the coding sequence GTGACCCGTCCAGCAGATCCGCGCCTCCATGTCCGGCCGCCCTCGGGCTGGGCCAACGACCCCAACGGGCCGTTCCGTTGGCGCGGTCGCTACCACCTCTTCTACCAGCACAATCCGGCGGGGCCGGTGCACGAGAACATCCACTGGGGGCACGCCGGCAGCACGGATCTGGTCAGGTGGGAGCATTACCCGGTGGCCCTCACGCCCACCCCGGGCGGGGCGGACTCGGCGGGCTGCTGGTCGGGCTGTGTGGTGGACGACGACGGGACGCCGACCGCCGTGTACACGGGGATCGACGAGCGGCACGCCGGCCTCGGCGCGATCTGCCTGGCGCGCGCCGCCGACCCCGCCGACGATCGGCTGCTCGACTGGAAGCCGCTGCCCCGGCCGGTGGTCGACGGCCCACCGGCGGGTCTGGACGTGGTGATGTTCCGCGACCCGTTCGTCTTCCGGCACGGCGGTCGTCGCTGGGCGCTGGTGGGTGCGGGGCATGCGGACGGCACCTCTTCGGTGCTGCTCTACGACTGCCAGGACCTCGCCGTCTGGCGCTTCGCCGGCGTGCTGTTGGACGGACGGCACGCCGAAGCCCGCTTCGAGGGGACGGGTTGGGAGTGTCCTCAGCTCTTCGACGCGGGCGGCGGGGAGTGGGTGCTGGTGCTGTCGCTCTGGGACGGGGACCCGCTGCGCGTGGTCTGGCTCTCCGGCGAACTGCGGCCGGCGCGGGGTCCTGACGGCCCCGGGTTGACGTTCGAGCCGCGCCGTTCGGGCCCGCTGGATCTGGGCCGGGACTGCTACGCGCCGGCCGTGCTCCAGGAGGAGGAACGGACGCTGTTGTGGGGCTGGTCCTGGGAGGCGCGCGGGCAGCGCGAGGTCGATGAGGCTGGCTGGGCGGGGCTGTTGACGCTGCCGCGTGAGGTGGCCACCCATCCGGACGGCGCGTTGCGCATCGCGCCGGCGCCCGAGCTCAGCGCGCTGCGCGCCGGCGCGCCCCTGGTGGCGCGGGAGGGCGTGCGGAAGCTGGGCCCGGTGCCGCTGCCGTCCGCCCACGAGGTGGCGGTGACGGCGCGCGGTGGCCCGGTGCTGGTCGAGCTGGCCGGGGACGGCGCGGGTCGGGCGCTGACCCTGCGCCTCGACCCGGCGGCCGGCGAGGTGGTGTTCTCCCGCGCCGGCTGGCCGAGGCAACGGCCGGGCACCGAGGCGGACTTCGGGCCGCTGCGGATACCGGTGCCGGAGGGCGGCTCCGGGGCGCTGTCGGTGCGGGCGTGGGTGGACGGTTCGGTGGTCGAGATCCTGGCGGGCGATGGCCGGGCGATGGCCACCGAACGGGTCTACCTCCGCCCGGACGACCGACCGGCGCTGGCGGTGCGCGCGGAGACGGGGGCCGCCTCGTTCTCCGTCCGCTGCTGGGAGTTGGACCTTCCCGGCCAGGGCTGA
- a CDS encoding LacI family DNA-binding transcriptional regulator — MAGSGEGVERRRPTSRDVARLAGVSHTAVSFVFNGRADGNLSAETQRRIRDAAEQLNYRPNPVARGLRSRRTAVIGMVTDHIASTPFAGALLRGAMRTAWERQHLVLTVDSAGSQEREDAAVAELLDRRVDGIVYAAMSLRRARLPAGLDQCHSVLANCLPADGSLPAVIPAERAGGRAAARLLLDAGHRRLALAGGLDDIASAERLRGFRDALRTVDLKPAPDSVVRTGGEIASGYRAALRLLDGVPVNERPTGVVCYNDRVAAGVLLAAARLGLDVPGDLSLVGYDDQEHMAAFLDPPLTTVALPHEAMGRVAVSLLLDAVESGTPPAVETTALPCPTVSRGSVAPPADR, encoded by the coding sequence GTGGCTGGCAGCGGTGAGGGTGTGGAGCGGAGAAGGCCGACGTCACGGGATGTGGCCAGGCTCGCCGGGGTCTCCCACACGGCGGTCTCGTTCGTGTTCAACGGGCGCGCCGACGGCAACCTCTCCGCCGAGACGCAGCGCCGCATCAGGGACGCCGCCGAGCAGCTGAACTACCGGCCCAACCCCGTGGCGCGGGGCCTGCGCAGCCGCCGCACGGCCGTCATCGGCATGGTCACCGACCACATCGCCTCGACGCCGTTCGCCGGCGCCCTGCTGCGCGGCGCCATGCGCACCGCCTGGGAGCGCCAACACCTCGTGCTGACGGTGGACTCGGCCGGATCGCAGGAACGCGAGGACGCCGCCGTGGCCGAGTTGCTGGACCGCAGGGTCGACGGCATCGTCTACGCCGCGATGTCCCTGCGGAGGGCGCGGCTGCCCGCCGGGCTCGACCAGTGCCACAGCGTCCTGGCCAACTGCCTGCCGGCGGACGGCTCCCTGCCCGCCGTGATCCCCGCCGAGCGGGCCGGCGGCCGGGCCGCCGCCCGGCTGCTGCTGGACGCCGGCCACCGTCGGCTGGCCCTCGCCGGCGGCCTCGACGACATCGCCTCCGCCGAGCGGCTGCGCGGCTTCCGCGACGCGCTCCGCACCGTCGATCTCAAGCCCGCACCGGACAGCGTGGTGCGCACCGGCGGCGAGATCGCCAGCGGCTACCGGGCCGCCCTGCGGCTGCTGGACGGCGTGCCGGTGAACGAACGCCCCACCGGCGTTGTCTGTTACAACGACCGGGTCGCCGCAGGGGTGTTGCTCGCCGCCGCCCGCCTCGGTCTCGATGTGCCCGGGGACCTCTCGCTGGTCGGATACGACGACCAGGAGCATATGGCCGCCTTTCTCGACCCGCCGCTGACCACGGTGGCGCTGCCGCACGAGGCGATGGGCCGGGTGGCCGTCTCCCTCCTGCTGGACGCCGTCGAGAGCGGCACCCCGCCCGCCGTCGAGACCACGGCGCTGCCCTGCCCCACCGTCAGCCGGGGCTCCGTCGCCCCGCCGGCGGACCGCTGA
- a CDS encoding DUF1648 domain-containing protein, whose protein sequence is MSKEANTKPVWWLLVPSLSLLLALTVWGVARYPRLPDRIPQHIGPGGVDAWTDKSVLVAFLPVYVYALLTALMVIAAVAMLRTTPADQLPEQENRWARAANAMSNRPASAASARRGAVALLIGNALMGIAFIPMAHVQWRGTETSHVPGWMFAAVLVPLAGGIAPLVIATLRDSAEKRRAREGRAA, encoded by the coding sequence TTGAGTAAAGAAGCAAACACGAAGCCGGTGTGGTGGCTGCTGGTGCCGAGCCTGTCGCTGCTCCTGGCGCTGACCGTCTGGGGCGTGGCGCGGTACCCGCGTCTTCCCGATCGGATTCCCCAGCACATCGGTCCCGGCGGTGTCGACGCGTGGACGGACAAGAGCGTTCTCGTCGCCTTCCTGCCGGTCTATGTCTATGCGCTGCTCACAGCGCTGATGGTGATCGCGGCCGTGGCCATGCTCCGCACCACGCCGGCCGACCAGCTGCCGGAGCAGGAGAACCGGTGGGCGCGGGCCGCCAACGCGATGAGCAACCGCCCGGCCAGTGCCGCGTCCGCCCGCCGGGGCGCCGTCGCGCTGCTGATCGGCAACGCCCTGATGGGGATCGCCTTCATCCCCATGGCCCATGTGCAGTGGCGTGGCACGGAGACCTCCCATGTCCCGGGCTGGATGTTCGCCGCTGTGCTCGTCCCCCTGGCCGGCGGCATCGCGCCCCTGGTGATCGCGACCCTGCGGGACTCCGCCGAGAAGCGGAGGGCGCGCGAGGGCCGGGCGGCCTGA
- the htpG gene encoding molecular chaperone HtpG codes for MPTETFEFQVEARQLLQMMIHSIYSNKDVFLRELISNASDALDKVRIESLRDDALEVDVSDLHIEIEADQDSRTLIVRDNGIGMSHDEVVELIGTIAKSGTAELLKKLREAQDTSAAEGLIGQFGVGFYASFMVAEEVQLLTRRAGESQGTRWSSAGEGTYTIESVDEAPQGTSVILRLKPADDDDQLFDYTSTWKIREIVKRYSDFITWPIRLAAPAVAEAEPAESADEDAADGDAAVEGAADGDAADGDAADGEKKASAPAEPETLNSMKALWARSRGEVADEEYHELYKHISHDWNNPLETIHLRAEGTFEYQSLLFLPKRASQDLYSQAHKRGVQLYVKRVFIMDDCEALIPEYLRFVKGVVDAQDLSLNVSREILQQDRQIQLMRRRLVKKVLSTLREMMAGREENYTAFWKEFGRVVKEGLLSDSDNRDAILAVCSFDSTQDEEKQTTLKQYVERMKDGQQHIYYMTGESRTAVENSPHMEAFRDKGLEVLVLTDPVDEVWVDAVPEFEGRQLRSVAKGDADLETEEQSEETKAERERQQEDYAELLRWMSERLSEEVREVRLSSRLTVSPACVVSDAEDVTPALQNIYRAMGQEVPIGKRVLELNPSHGLVTGLRKAHAADTADPALGSTTELLYGMALLAEGSQLADPARFTKLLAERLEQSL; via the coding sequence ATGCCGACCGAGACGTTCGAGTTCCAGGTAGAGGCGCGCCAGCTTCTCCAGATGATGATCCACTCGATCTACTCGAACAAGGACGTGTTTCTACGCGAACTGATCTCCAACGCGTCGGACGCGTTGGACAAGGTGCGCATCGAGTCCCTGCGTGATGACGCCCTTGAGGTGGATGTCTCCGACCTCCATATCGAGATCGAGGCCGACCAGGACTCCCGCACGCTCATCGTGCGGGACAACGGCATCGGGATGTCACACGACGAGGTCGTCGAACTCATCGGCACCATCGCCAAGTCGGGCACGGCCGAACTGTTGAAGAAGCTGCGCGAGGCGCAGGACACGAGCGCGGCCGAGGGCCTCATCGGCCAGTTCGGCGTGGGCTTCTACGCCAGCTTCATGGTGGCCGAGGAGGTCCAGCTGCTCACCCGCCGCGCGGGGGAGAGCCAGGGCACGCGCTGGTCGTCCGCCGGCGAGGGAACGTACACCATCGAGTCCGTGGACGAGGCGCCCCAGGGCACCTCGGTCATTCTGCGGCTGAAGCCGGCGGACGACGACGACCAGCTCTTCGACTACACCTCCACCTGGAAGATCCGGGAGATCGTCAAGCGCTACTCGGACTTCATCACCTGGCCCATCCGGCTGGCCGCACCGGCGGTCGCCGAGGCGGAGCCGGCTGAGAGCGCCGACGAGGACGCCGCCGACGGGGACGCCGCCGTCGAGGGCGCCGCCGACGGGGACGCCGCCGACGGGGACGCCGCCGACGGGGAGAAGAAGGCGAGCGCCCCGGCCGAGCCCGAGACGCTCAACTCGATGAAGGCGCTGTGGGCCCGCTCGCGCGGCGAGGTCGCCGACGAGGAGTACCACGAGCTGTACAAGCACATCAGCCACGACTGGAACAACCCGCTGGAGACCATCCACCTCAGGGCCGAGGGCACCTTCGAGTACCAGTCGCTGCTGTTCCTGCCCAAGCGCGCGTCGCAGGACCTCTACTCGCAGGCCCACAAGCGCGGCGTCCAGCTCTATGTGAAGCGCGTCTTCATCATGGACGACTGCGAGGCGCTCATCCCGGAGTACCTCCGCTTCGTGAAGGGCGTGGTCGACGCCCAGGACCTGTCGCTCAACGTGTCCCGCGAGATCCTCCAGCAGGACCGCCAGATCCAGCTGATGCGCCGCCGGCTGGTGAAGAAGGTGCTCTCCACCCTGCGGGAGATGATGGCGGGCCGCGAGGAGAACTACACCGCGTTCTGGAAGGAGTTCGGCCGCGTCGTCAAGGAGGGGCTGCTCAGCGACAGCGACAACCGTGACGCGATCCTCGCCGTCTGCTCGTTCGACTCGACCCAGGACGAGGAGAAGCAGACCACGCTCAAGCAGTATGTCGAGCGGATGAAGGACGGCCAGCAGCACATCTACTACATGACGGGCGAGTCGCGGACCGCCGTGGAGAACTCCCCGCATATGGAGGCGTTCCGGGACAAGGGCCTTGAGGTGCTGGTCCTGACCGACCCGGTGGACGAGGTCTGGGTGGACGCGGTGCCCGAGTTCGAGGGCCGCCAGCTCCGCTCCGTCGCCAAGGGCGACGCCGACCTGGAGACCGAGGAGCAGAGCGAGGAGACCAAGGCCGAGCGGGAGCGGCAGCAGGAGGACTACGCCGAGCTGCTGCGGTGGATGAGCGAGCGGCTGAGCGAGGAGGTCAGGGAGGTGCGGCTGTCGTCGCGGCTCACCGTCTCGCCGGCCTGTGTCGTCTCGGACGCCGAGGACGTGACGCCCGCGCTGCAGAACATCTACCGGGCGATGGGGCAGGAGGTGCCGATCGGCAAGCGCGTCCTGGAGCTCAACCCGTCGCATGGCCTGGTCACCGGCCTGCGGAAGGCGCACGCCGCCGACACAGCCGATCCCGCGCTCGGCAGCACGACCGAACTCCTCTACGGCATGGCCCTGTTGGCGGAGGGCAGCCAGCTCGCCGACCCGGCGCGGTTCACCAAGCTGCTCGCCGAACGCCTGGAGCAGAGCCTGTAG
- a CDS encoding polysaccharide deacetylase family protein, producing the protein MTDQPTRDEQPSDGEQRLYDYSPIVDRAPIRWPGGARIAFYLALNIEHYRVDRPATSVFPDTAAFTPDPLNYGWRDYGPRVGVWRLVESLDRHGVRASVMLNSDAGERYPAIVRAGRDRDWAWIAHGRNNSTFQTGLDRDEERRYLTEVVESIERTTGRRPHGWLGPALTETFHTPELLADLGLSYLLDWTNDDQPYPLNVAGMYSVPYTVELNDISLFVGKSLSGPDFVQLVKDQLAQLHAESAESGRVLPLVLHPFVMGQAFRARYLDEALEHIANHPDVWLTTSDEIAAHYAASRR; encoded by the coding sequence ATGACCGACCAGCCCACGCGCGACGAGCAGCCCTCGGACGGCGAGCAGCGGCTCTACGACTACAGCCCGATCGTGGACCGCGCCCCGATCCGGTGGCCCGGCGGCGCCAGGATCGCGTTCTATCTCGCGCTCAACATCGAGCACTACCGGGTCGACCGCCCGGCGACCAGCGTCTTCCCCGACACCGCCGCCTTCACGCCCGACCCGCTGAACTACGGCTGGCGCGACTACGGGCCCAGGGTCGGCGTCTGGCGGCTGGTCGAGAGCCTGGATCGGCACGGCGTGCGGGCCAGCGTGATGCTCAACTCCGACGCCGGGGAACGCTATCCGGCCATCGTCCGGGCGGGCCGGGACCGGGACTGGGCCTGGATCGCGCACGGCCGGAACAACTCGACGTTCCAGACGGGCCTGGACCGTGACGAGGAGCGGCGCTATCTGACCGAGGTCGTCGAGAGCATCGAACGCACCACCGGCCGCCGACCGCACGGCTGGCTGGGCCCGGCCCTGACGGAGACCTTCCACACCCCGGAGCTGCTGGCCGACCTCGGCCTCAGCTATCTCCTGGACTGGACCAACGACGACCAGCCGTACCCGCTGAACGTGGCCGGAATGTACTCGGTGCCGTACACCGTCGAGCTGAACGACATCAGCCTCTTCGTCGGCAAGAGCCTCAGCGGTCCTGACTTCGTCCAGCTCGTCAAGGACCAACTGGCGCAGCTGCACGCGGAGTCGGCCGAAAGCGGCCGGGTGCTGCCGCTGGTGCTGCACCCGTTCGTGATGGGCCAGGCGTTCCGCGCCAGGTATCTCGACGAGGCGCTCGAACACATCGCGAACCACCCCGACGTCTGGCTCACCACCAGCGACGAGATCGCGGCCCACTACGCCGCGTCGCGACGCTGA
- a CDS encoding GNAT family N-acetyltransferase, which yields MRVPLGDDGAELGALAPWRAEEFLAHIDRAREFVGRHVSLPDRVVDVASSRAFLQRYADRAAADTGRLFGVWSAGTLVGGVLFRLLDVPGGTAEAGCWLEPAAVGGGLVTRASRVIIDWAVEERGIQRVAWLTSVRNAPSIAVARRLGMTREAVLRAKYLHRGRRGDMELWSVLAPEWRAARAAPPPGQRRDAA from the coding sequence ATGCGGGTGCCGTTGGGGGACGACGGCGCGGAGTTGGGGGCGTTGGCGCCCTGGCGGGCCGAGGAGTTTCTGGCGCACATCGATCGGGCGCGCGAGTTCGTCGGGCGGCATGTGTCGCTGCCCGACCGGGTGGTCGACGTGGCGTCGAGCCGCGCGTTCCTCCAGCGGTACGCGGATCGGGCGGCGGCCGACACCGGTCGGCTCTTCGGCGTCTGGAGCGCGGGCACGCTGGTGGGCGGCGTCCTCTTCCGGTTGCTCGACGTGCCGGGCGGCACAGCGGAGGCGGGGTGTTGGCTGGAGCCGGCGGCGGTGGGCGGCGGGCTGGTGACCCGGGCCTCGCGGGTGATCATCGACTGGGCCGTCGAGGAGCGGGGCATCCAGCGCGTCGCGTGGCTGACCTCGGTGCGCAACGCGCCCAGCATCGCGGTGGCCCGGCGGCTGGGGATGACCAGGGAGGCCGTGCTGCGCGCCAAGTACCTGCACCGTGGCCGCCGGGGGGACATGGAGCTGTGGTCCGTCCTCGCCCCCGAGTGGCGGGCCGCCAGGGCCGCGCCGCCGCCGGGTCAGCGTCGCGACGCGGCGTAG
- a CDS encoding aldo/keto reductase, producing MTGPSTFRIGGDLEVGRLGFGAMRLPTEEGPPREGSLALLRRAVELGVTLIDTAFLYGGGANEELIVEALHPFPEGVLVTTKIGVARSAESGEWALDGRPEVLREQVDLALARLRAERLDLLQLHRIDPEVPLADQIGTLRDLRAEGKIGRIGLSEVSVDELARAQEIIDVASVQNRYNLLDAEHEPVLAACEAAGIAFLPWRPVHTVASETTDDVSAVAAELGATPAQVALAWLLDRSPVMIPIPGTASVRHLEENVAAAGLRLTPEQRARLDRHRPAPPQA from the coding sequence ATGACAGGTCCGAGCACGTTCCGTATCGGTGGGGATCTGGAGGTGGGCAGGCTGGGCTTTGGCGCCATGCGGCTGCCGACCGAGGAGGGACCGCCCCGGGAGGGATCCCTGGCGTTGCTGCGCAGAGCCGTGGAGTTGGGCGTGACGCTGATCGACACCGCCTTCCTGTACGGCGGCGGGGCCAACGAGGAGCTGATCGTCGAGGCGCTCCACCCCTTCCCCGAAGGGGTCCTGGTCACCACCAAGATCGGAGTCGCCCGCTCGGCCGAGTCGGGCGAGTGGGCGCTCGACGGGCGTCCCGAGGTGCTCCGCGAGCAGGTCGACCTGGCGCTGGCCCGGCTGCGCGCCGAGCGGCTCGATCTGCTCCAACTGCACCGGATCGACCCGGAGGTGCCGCTGGCCGACCAGATCGGCACGCTGCGGGACCTGAGGGCCGAGGGCAAGATCGGCCGGATCGGGCTGTCCGAGGTCAGCGTCGACGAGCTCGCGCGGGCCCAAGAGATCATCGATGTGGCGAGTGTGCAGAACCGCTACAACCTGCTGGACGCCGAACACGAGCCGGTGCTCGCCGCCTGCGAGGCGGCCGGGATCGCGTTCCTGCCGTGGCGTCCCGTGCACACCGTGGCGTCGGAGACGACGGACGACGTGTCGGCCGTCGCCGCCGAACTCGGCGCGACGCCCGCCCAGGTGGCACTCGCCTGGCTGTTGGACCGCTCCCCGGTGATGATCCCCATCCCCGGAACCGCCAGCGTCCGGCATCTGGAGGAGAACGTCGCGGCGGCCGGTCTGCGGCTGACTCCGGAGCAGCGCGCCCGCCTGGACCGGCATCGGCCCGCCCCGCCCCAGGCGTAG